One stretch of Streptomyces sp. MMBL 11-1 DNA includes these proteins:
- a CDS encoding TetR/AcrR family transcriptional regulator, with protein MVKEEKNVQEKKPARAAKSEQTRTLILETALRLFAERGYDRTTMRAIAQEAGVSVGNAYYYFSSKEHLVQGFYDRIADEHAAAVRPVLEGDGDLTVRVRGVLLGWLDVAEPYHRFAAQFFKNAADPDSPLSPFSEDSAAARDAAISIHERCVAGADVKSDPELAPLLPQLMWLMQMGLVLFWVYDRSEGAERSRRLVERTAPIAARAISLSRFRVLRPLVRQIHALLVEFLPGTETAGPGGGTPPEARPAG; from the coding sequence GTGGTGAAGGAAGAGAAGAACGTGCAGGAGAAGAAACCGGCCAGGGCCGCGAAGAGCGAGCAGACCCGCACGCTGATTCTCGAGACGGCGCTCCGGCTCTTCGCGGAGCGCGGCTACGACCGGACGACCATGCGGGCCATCGCCCAGGAGGCGGGCGTCTCGGTCGGGAACGCCTACTACTACTTCTCCTCGAAGGAACACCTGGTCCAGGGCTTCTACGACCGCATCGCCGACGAACACGCCGCGGCGGTCCGGCCCGTGCTGGAGGGCGACGGGGATCTGACCGTACGCGTCAGGGGCGTGCTGCTCGGCTGGCTGGACGTGGCGGAGCCGTACCACCGTTTCGCCGCCCAGTTCTTCAAGAACGCCGCCGATCCGGACAGCCCGCTCTCCCCGTTCTCCGAGGACTCGGCCGCCGCCCGCGACGCGGCGATCTCCATCCACGAACGCTGCGTCGCGGGGGCGGACGTCAAGAGCGACCCGGAACTGGCTCCGCTGCTGCCGCAGTTGATGTGGCTGATGCAGATGGGTCTGGTGCTGTTCTGGGTGTACGACCGCAGCGAGGGCGCCGAGCGCAGCCGCCGGCTGGTCGAGCGCACCGCGCCGATCGCCGCACGGGCCATCTCGCTCTCCCGGTTCCGGGTGCTGCGACCGCTGGTGCGGCAGATTCACGCGCTGCTGGTGGAGTTCCTGCCGGGTACGGAGACGGCCGGGCCCGGGGGCGGTACACCCCCCGAGGCCCGGCCGGCCGGCTGA